In Caproiciproducens sp. NJN-50, the following are encoded in one genomic region:
- a CDS encoding head-tail connector protein, protein MADLLDRVKKNLILEHDQDDALLQSFIAAATSYAEKYQHLEDRFYAANPMPATTEQAVVMLASHFYESRDGSTGGFFTDNVPAAGQVWNTVNTLLRLDREWKV, encoded by the coding sequence ATGGCGGATCTGCTTGACCGGGTAAAGAAAAATCTGATTCTGGAGCACGATCAGGATGACGCCCTGCTCCAAAGCTTCATCGCCGCCGCGACCTCCTATGCCGAGAAATACCAGCATCTGGAGGACAGATTCTACGCCGCCAATCCCATGCCGGCGACCACGGAGCAGGCGGTCGTCATGCTGGCGAGCCATTTTTATGAAAGCCGGGACGGCTCCACTGGGGGCTTCTTCACCGACAACGTCCCGGCGGCGGGGCAGGTGTGGAATACGGTCAACACGCTGCTGCGGCTTGACCGCGAATGGAAGGTGTGA
- a CDS encoding site-specific DNA-methyltransferase, with protein sequence MNIQKIPAAKLNPAKYNPRKDLQPGDPEYEKLLRSVEEFGYVEPIIWNQRTGNIVGGHQRFKVLVQLGVTEIDCVVVDLDEQREKALNVALNKISGEFDAPKLTELLQELEKSGFAVELTGFEAPELDKLYQQYSRQTGGIVEDDFDGEAEAAKITEPVTRTDDVWLLGRHRLMCGDSTDLGAVARLMDAGSPGGSEKARMVFTDPPWNVDYGGDAKHPSWKPRRILNDKMTGEQFYAFLLAAFRAMASVCEPGAMVYVVMSAQEWGTVMTAMKEAGFHWSSTVIWAKDTLVLSRKDYHTQYEPIWYGWLDGEKRLCPLQDRQQSDLWQFDRPKKSAEHPTMKPIALAGRAIANSSRIGDVTLDLFGGSGTTMLAAEQSDRVNCSMELDPKYCDVIVKRYIEFHKSDEGVFLLRGGDKTAYHELN encoded by the coding sequence ATGAACATACAGAAAATCCCGGCGGCGAAGCTGAATCCGGCGAAGTATAACCCCCGGAAGGATCTGCAGCCCGGCGACCCGGAATACGAAAAGCTGCTGCGCTCCGTGGAAGAATTCGGCTATGTGGAGCCGATTATCTGGAACCAGCGCACCGGGAACATCGTCGGCGGGCACCAGCGCTTTAAGGTGCTCGTCCAGCTGGGCGTTACGGAAATTGACTGCGTGGTGGTCGACCTCGACGAGCAGCGTGAAAAGGCGCTCAACGTCGCACTGAACAAAATCAGCGGCGAATTCGACGCGCCCAAGCTGACGGAGCTTCTGCAGGAATTGGAGAAAAGCGGATTCGCCGTGGAGCTGACGGGCTTCGAGGCACCGGAGCTCGATAAGCTATACCAGCAGTACAGCCGCCAGACGGGCGGCATCGTCGAAGATGACTTTGACGGCGAGGCCGAGGCCGCGAAGATCACGGAGCCGGTGACGCGAACCGACGACGTGTGGCTGCTCGGCAGGCACCGGCTGATGTGCGGGGACAGCACGGATTTGGGCGCGGTGGCGCGGCTGATGGACGCCGGGAGCCCCGGTGGCAGCGAGAAAGCCAGGATGGTTTTCACCGACCCGCCGTGGAACGTGGACTACGGCGGCGACGCGAAGCATCCCAGTTGGAAGCCCCGGCGAATTCTTAACGACAAGATGACCGGGGAGCAGTTTTACGCATTCCTGCTTGCGGCGTTCAGGGCAATGGCGTCGGTTTGCGAGCCGGGCGCGATGGTGTATGTGGTGATGTCCGCGCAGGAATGGGGCACGGTGATGACGGCGATGAAGGAGGCCGGCTTCCACTGGTCTTCCACGGTCATCTGGGCGAAAGACACGCTCGTGCTGTCGCGGAAAGATTACCACACGCAGTACGAGCCGATCTGGTACGGCTGGCTCGACGGCGAAAAGCGGCTTTGCCCGTTACAGGACCGCCAGCAGAGCGACCTGTGGCAATTCGACCGCCCGAAAAAGAGCGCGGAGCACCCGACCATGAAGCCGATCGCGCTGGCGGGGCGGGCCATCGCGAATTCCTCCCGCATCGGGGACGTGACGCTCGACCTGTTCGGTGGCTCCGGCACCACGATGCTCGCGGCGGAGCAGTCTGACCGCGTCAACTGCTCCATGGAGCTCGACCCGAAATACTGCGACGTGATCGTAAAGCGCTACATCGAATTCCACAAAAGCGACGAGGGCGTGTTTTTGCTCCGTGGCGGCGACAAAACTGCATATCATGAACTGAATTAG
- a CDS encoding ArsR/SmtB family transcription factor, producing MDDFICKEKFIHEDQIRRVREKLAAVSLDAIAETLKSLSDGKRLRILLALYWEEKLCVCDFSELLQCSMAAASHHLCYLADRQLVSRFQEGKFVYYALADPKTRDILKLLVEK from the coding sequence GTGGACGATTTTATCTGCAAAGAAAAATTCATCCATGAGGATCAAATCCGCCGGGTCAGGGAAAAACTTGCCGCCGTATCCCTCGACGCGATAGCGGAAACCTTGAAAAGCCTTTCGGACGGAAAACGACTGCGGATCCTCCTCGCGCTTTACTGGGAAGAAAAGCTGTGCGTATGCGATTTTTCGGAGTTGCTGCAATGCAGCATGGCTGCCGCTTCCCACCATCTTTGCTACCTTGCGGACCGCCAGCTCGTAAGCCGCTTTCAAGAGGGGAAATTCGTCTATTACGCCTTGGCCGATCCAAAAACGAGGGACATTCTGAAATTGCTTGTTGAAAAATAA
- a CDS encoding CadD family cadmium resistance transporter, translated as MAFIISAIATFVSTSIDYLFILVILYSQKKNHQRSGMILAGQYLGLSVLIFVSLIAAFALHLIPQEWIVGLLGLVPLFLGIRAAVRPESEGEEDGVLSSSQKYGSLVISVAAITIASGGDNLGVYIPYFTTLRPLQIGVVILMFAALTFLLNLAGKKVSGIKPIGETIEKYERIIVPVIFIALGIYIMAENGTITHFLRP; from the coding sequence ATGGCTTTCATCATTTCCGCAATCGCAACTTTTGTATCCACCAGCATCGACTATCTGTTCATTTTGGTCATCCTGTATTCCCAGAAGAAAAATCATCAGCGCTCCGGTATGATACTGGCGGGGCAGTATCTGGGATTATCTGTCCTGATCTTTGTCAGTCTCATTGCTGCCTTTGCGCTCCATTTGATCCCTCAGGAATGGATTGTAGGGTTACTGGGGCTGGTTCCGCTGTTCCTTGGCATCAGAGCGGCTGTCCGTCCGGAAAGTGAAGGCGAGGAGGACGGGGTTCTTTCCTCCTCTCAAAAATATGGAAGCCTTGTGATAAGTGTTGCCGCCATAACCATTGCCAGCGGCGGAGACAATCTCGGCGTCTATATCCCATACTTTACGACTTTGCGGCCGCTCCAGATCGGTGTCGTGATCCTGATGTTCGCCGCGCTGACTTTTCTGCTGAATCTTGCCGGCAAAAAAGTATCAGGCATCAAGCCGATTGGCGAAACCATAGAAAAATATGAGCGCATTATCGTTCCGGTCATATTCATTGCACTCGGAATTTACATCATGGCTGAGAACGGCACGATCACGCATTTTTTACGACCGTAA
- a CDS encoding terminase large subunit produces the protein MEEFRRLKNYKPSRFKAAGSVYKERFADAAVYFVNNLRHTKGRWYGEPFELIDWQEQIIRDLFGIVRKFDECRQFKTAYVEIPKKQGKSELAAAVALLLTCADLEHGGEIYGCASDRSQASIVFDVAVEMVDQFPQLKRLMKLNLGQKRLTFTPLDSFYQVLSADAYTKHGLNAHGVIFDELHAQPNRQLFDVMTKGSGDAREQPLHFIITTAGVDRNSICWEMHQKAEDVLRGKRIDTTFYPVIYSAADEEDWTSEEVWRRVNPSLGITVTMETMRQSFEDAKQNPVNENIFRQLRLNQWVKQSVRWMNMEKWDACSFRFDPKSLEKRICYGGLDLSSTTDITAFVLVFPPEDEEDKYIILPFFWIPEESLETRVRRDHVPYDLWKAQGFLQTTEGDVIHYSFVEQFIGELGKKYNIKEIAFDRWGAWELTQNLEGMGFTVVPFGQGFKDMSPATKELMRLTLEQKIAHAGNPPLRWMADNLCVSTDAAGNIKPNKQKATERIDGVVALIMALDRAIRNEGALPGSVYDTHSLLIYGEDGWQ, from the coding sequence GTGGAGGAGTTCCGAAGGCTGAAAAACTACAAACCGTCCCGCTTCAAGGCGGCGGGTTCGGTATATAAGGAGCGTTTCGCGGACGCGGCGGTGTATTTCGTCAACAACCTGCGGCACACCAAGGGGCGCTGGTATGGCGAGCCGTTCGAGCTCATCGACTGGCAGGAGCAAATCATCCGCGACCTATTCGGCATCGTCCGCAAATTTGACGAATGCCGCCAGTTCAAAACCGCGTATGTGGAGATTCCAAAAAAGCAGGGCAAATCAGAGCTTGCGGCGGCGGTCGCGCTGCTGCTCACCTGCGCCGACCTGGAGCACGGCGGCGAGATCTACGGCTGCGCGTCCGACCGCAGCCAGGCGAGCATCGTGTTCGACGTCGCCGTGGAAATGGTCGACCAGTTTCCGCAGCTGAAGCGGCTGATGAAGCTGAACCTCGGGCAAAAGCGCCTGACCTTCACGCCGCTCGACAGCTTTTACCAGGTGCTTTCCGCCGACGCGTATACCAAGCACGGCCTCAACGCCCACGGCGTGATCTTCGACGAGCTCCACGCCCAGCCGAACCGGCAGCTGTTCGACGTCATGACGAAAGGCTCCGGCGACGCGCGCGAGCAGCCGCTGCATTTTATCATCACCACCGCCGGCGTCGACCGCAACTCCATTTGCTGGGAGATGCACCAGAAAGCCGAGGACGTCCTGCGCGGCAAGCGGATCGACACGACCTTCTATCCGGTGATCTACTCCGCCGCCGACGAAGAGGACTGGACATCCGAAGAAGTGTGGCGCAGGGTAAACCCCTCCCTTGGCATCACGGTGACGATGGAAACCATGCGTCAGTCCTTTGAGGACGCGAAGCAGAACCCGGTCAACGAGAACATTTTCCGCCAGCTGCGGCTCAACCAGTGGGTAAAACAGTCCGTCCGCTGGATGAACATGGAGAAATGGGACGCCTGCTCCTTCCGGTTCGACCCGAAATCGCTGGAAAAACGCATCTGCTACGGGGGATTGGATTTGTCCAGCACCACGGATATCACCGCGTTCGTGCTGGTGTTCCCGCCAGAGGACGAAGAGGATAAATACATCATCCTGCCGTTTTTCTGGATACCGGAGGAGTCGCTCGAAACCCGCGTCAGGCGCGATCACGTTCCCTACGATCTGTGGAAAGCGCAGGGCTTCCTGCAGACCACCGAGGGCGACGTGATCCACTATTCCTTCGTGGAGCAGTTTATCGGGGAGCTCGGGAAAAAATACAACATCAAGGAAATCGCCTTTGACCGCTGGGGCGCGTGGGAGCTCACGCAGAATCTGGAGGGCATGGGCTTTACTGTCGTGCCGTTCGGGCAGGGCTTTAAGGATATGTCCCCGGCGACAAAAGAGCTGATGCGCCTGACGCTGGAACAGAAAATTGCCCACGCTGGGAACCCGCCCCTGCGCTGGATGGCGGATAACCTCTGCGTCAGCACCGACGCCGCCGGCAACATCAAGCCCAACAAGCAGAAAGCGACCGAGCGCATCGACGGCGTGGTGGCGCTCATCATGGCGCTTGACCGGGCCATCCGCAACGAGGGCGCGCTGCCCGGCAGCGTATACGACACGCACAGCCTGCTGATCTACGGAGAGGACGGGTGGCAGTGA
- a CDS encoding major tail protein translates to MATIGMDKLYYAKITEAENGEETYATPVQLAKAIKADLTIDLAEATLYADDGTAYVVKEFKSGTLSLGVDDIGVTAAQDLTGAIVDDNGVLVSTSENEGSAVAVGFRALKPNGKYRYFWLYRVKFGIPDTNLETKGDSITFQTPTIEGTVMRRNKPDGKGKHPWKAEATEGDAGVSDTTISGWYTQVYEPVYTAPPAGE, encoded by the coding sequence ATGGCCACTATCGGCATGGATAAACTCTACTACGCGAAAATCACCGAAGCCGAAAACGGCGAGGAAACCTACGCAACGCCGGTTCAGCTGGCGAAAGCGATCAAGGCCGATCTGACGATCGACCTGGCGGAAGCGACACTCTACGCCGACGACGGCACGGCTTATGTCGTCAAGGAGTTCAAGTCCGGCACGCTCTCCCTGGGCGTGGACGATATCGGCGTGACCGCCGCGCAGGATTTGACCGGGGCCATCGTAGACGACAACGGCGTGCTGGTTTCCACCAGCGAAAACGAAGGCTCTGCTGTGGCTGTTGGTTTCCGGGCGCTCAAACCGAACGGGAAATACCGCTATTTCTGGTTGTACCGCGTCAAATTCGGCATTCCCGACACCAATCTGGAAACCAAGGGCGATTCCATCACGTTCCAGACGCCCACCATCGAGGGCACCGTGATGCGCCGGAACAAGCCGGACGGCAAGGGAAAGCACCCGTGGAAGGCCGAGGCGACCGAAGGCGACGCCGGTGTGTCGGATACCACGATTTCCGGCTGGTACACCCAGGTTTACGAGCCGGTTTACACCGCGCCGCCGGCAGGCGAATAA
- a CDS encoding head maturation protease, ClpP-related, which produces MRKFWNFIQNDGEERTLYLDGAISDETWWGDEVTPKLFKDDLLSGSGDITVWINSPGGDVFAAAQIYNMLKEYPGKVTVKIDGIAASAASVVAMSGDQVLMSPVSCMMIHNPATIAIGDGDEMLRAKAMLDEVKESIINAYEAKSGQTRAVISHMMNDETWMNAKKAVELRFADGILFSESTPQDISDGQIFSRMAVTASLLNKIPARNPRVPADQLERRLKSIKR; this is translated from the coding sequence ATGAGGAAGTTCTGGAACTTCATTCAGAACGATGGTGAAGAACGTACCCTGTACTTGGATGGCGCAATCTCTGACGAAACGTGGTGGGGCGACGAGGTCACGCCGAAGCTGTTTAAGGACGATCTGCTTTCCGGCTCCGGCGACATCACCGTCTGGATCAACAGCCCCGGCGGCGACGTGTTCGCGGCGGCGCAGATTTACAATATGCTCAAAGAGTATCCCGGCAAGGTGACCGTCAAAATCGACGGCATCGCGGCGTCGGCGGCCTCGGTTGTGGCCATGTCAGGTGATCAGGTGCTTATGTCGCCGGTGTCCTGCATGATGATCCACAACCCCGCCACCATCGCCATCGGGGACGGCGACGAGATGCTCCGGGCCAAGGCGATGCTCGACGAGGTCAAGGAGTCCATCATCAACGCCTATGAGGCAAAATCCGGGCAGACGCGCGCCGTGATTTCACACATGATGAACGACGAAACATGGATGAACGCCAAAAAAGCGGTAGAGCTCCGCTTCGCGGACGGCATCCTGTTTTCGGAAAGCACGCCGCAGGACATATCAGACGGCCAGATTTTTTCCCGCATGGCGGTCACCGCGTCGCTCTTAAATAAAATCCCGGCAAGAAACCCCCGCGTGCCCGCCGACCAGCTGGAACGGCGGCTCAAATCAATCAAACGCTGA
- a CDS encoding head-tail adaptor protein produces the protein MSFGKMSAFIDILQTEQSKDADGFVTSADTVLASVRAYREDRHGNELWANRAAWSAATSLFRFRKIPGLEVRPSLYIACSGERFRILSAEDVRGRGMYIEVLAERLEPSKY, from the coding sequence GTGAGCTTCGGTAAAATGAGCGCTTTCATCGACATCCTTCAGACGGAGCAGAGCAAGGACGCCGACGGTTTCGTCACCTCTGCCGATACGGTGCTGGCGAGCGTGCGTGCCTACCGGGAAGACCGCCACGGGAACGAATTGTGGGCGAACCGGGCGGCGTGGTCGGCGGCGACGAGCCTGTTCCGTTTCCGAAAAATCCCCGGTTTGGAGGTTCGGCCTTCCCTTTATATCGCCTGCTCCGGCGAACGGTTCCGCATTCTCAGCGCGGAGGATGTGCGCGGGCGAGGCATGTATATCGAGGTTCTGGCGGAACGGCTGGAGCCGAGCAAGTATTGA
- a CDS encoding GNAT family N-acetyltransferase — protein sequence MKLRKYKQTDCAEMAALFYDTVHSVNSKDYTEPQLYAWATGNIAISAWNASFLEHHTVIAEDASVIVGFGDMDDNGYLDRLYVHKDYQNRGIASAIINELEKQAFLRGVFRFSTHASITAKPFFEKQGYKTLSENIVIRHNIRLTNFIMEKDCAK from the coding sequence ATGAAATTAAGAAAATATAAACAAACGGACTGTGCAGAGATGGCAGCACTTTTTTACGATACGGTCCATTCGGTAAATTCAAAAGATTATACAGAACCACAACTTTATGCGTGGGCTACTGGAAACATAGCTATTTCCGCCTGGAATGCATCTTTTTTGGAACATCATACAGTTATTGCGGAAGACGCAAGTGTCATTGTCGGCTTCGGGGATATGGATGATAACGGTTATCTTGACAGGTTGTATGTACATAAAGATTATCAAAACAGAGGGATAGCATCCGCTATCATAAATGAACTTGAAAAACAGGCTTTTCTCCGTGGCGTTTTCCGTTTTTCTACCCACGCATCTATCACTGCCAAACCATTTTTTGAGAAGCAAGGATATAAAACTTTAAGTGAAAATATAGTTATACGGCACAACATTAGATTGACGAATTTCATAATGGAGAAAGACTGCGCGAAATAA
- a CDS encoding DUF4314 domain-containing protein has product MNNFPSKETVERLRREYPAGTRVELITMDDPYSMLKPGDRATVRGVDDAGNLLCKWDCGSTLSLIPGIDRFRIAGAFTKKIR; this is encoded by the coding sequence ATGAATAACTTTCCTTCCAAGGAAACGGTCGAACGCCTCCGGCGGGAATACCCCGCTGGGACACGGGTGGAACTGATCACGATGGATGACCCCTACAGCATGCTAAAGCCGGGTGACCGCGCCACGGTTCGCGGCGTGGACGACGCCGGGAACCTCCTCTGCAAATGGGACTGCGGCTCCACGCTGAGCCTCATCCCCGGTATTGACCGGTTCCGGATTGCCGGCGCGTTCACCAAGAAAATACGATAG
- a CDS encoding phage portal protein, protein MGFFSRKKKENPQNSLSTSKSFFWGSSTSGPFVNENTAMQNAAVYACVRVISEAIASLPLHVYRYEENGTKLLPGHYLYNLLHNAPNPEMTSFVFRETLMSHLLLWGNAYAQIIRDGGGRVLALYPLLPNKTDVWRGPDGQIYYTYWRNADESRPNGKSGGVTLSKDDVLHIPGLSFDGLVGYSPIALTKNAVGMAIATEDYGASFFANNANPGGILEHPGTLKNPDQIRAAWETLYKGGSRSHRIAVLEEGLKFHAISVPPEEAQFLETRKFQLGEIARIFRIPPHMVGDLEKSSFSNIEQQSMEFVKYTLDPWVVRWEQAMHQSLLLPSEKAALVIKFNLDGLLRGDYATRMNGYAIGRQNGWLSANDIRRLENMNEIPPEDGGDLYLVNGNMVRLSDAGAAYKKNEGAGK, encoded by the coding sequence ATGGGCTTTTTCTCCCGGAAAAAGAAAGAAAATCCCCAAAACAGCCTCTCCACCTCGAAAAGTTTCTTCTGGGGCAGCTCCACCTCCGGCCCCTTTGTCAACGAAAACACCGCCATGCAGAACGCGGCGGTGTACGCCTGCGTCCGGGTGATCTCCGAGGCCATCGCGAGCCTGCCGCTTCATGTGTATCGCTACGAGGAAAACGGCACCAAGCTGCTGCCAGGGCATTATCTGTATAATCTTTTGCATAACGCGCCGAACCCGGAGATGACCAGCTTCGTATTCCGGGAGACGCTTATGAGCCACCTGCTCCTGTGGGGGAACGCATATGCCCAGATCATCCGGGACGGCGGCGGGCGCGTGCTGGCGCTCTATCCTCTGCTCCCGAACAAAACGGATGTCTGGCGCGGCCCGGACGGGCAGATTTACTACACCTACTGGCGGAACGCGGACGAAAGCCGCCCCAATGGGAAAAGCGGCGGCGTCACTCTCTCCAAGGACGACGTCCTGCACATCCCCGGCCTCAGCTTTGACGGACTGGTCGGCTACTCGCCCATCGCCCTTACCAAAAACGCCGTGGGCATGGCGATCGCCACCGAGGATTACGGAGCCTCCTTTTTCGCCAACAACGCGAACCCCGGCGGTATCCTCGAGCACCCGGGGACACTCAAAAATCCCGACCAGATCCGCGCGGCGTGGGAAACGCTTTATAAGGGCGGAAGCCGGTCGCACCGCATCGCCGTGTTGGAGGAAGGGCTTAAGTTCCACGCGATTTCGGTGCCGCCGGAGGAAGCACAGTTTCTGGAAACGCGCAAATTCCAGCTGGGCGAGATCGCCCGCATTTTCCGTATCCCGCCCCACATGGTCGGCGACCTGGAAAAGTCCAGCTTTTCCAACATCGAGCAGCAGTCGATGGAATTCGTGAAATACACGCTCGACCCGTGGGTGGTGCGGTGGGAGCAGGCCATGCACCAGTCGCTGCTGCTTCCCTCCGAAAAGGCGGCACTGGTCATAAAATTCAACCTCGATGGTCTGCTGCGCGGCGATTACGCGACCCGCATGAACGGGTACGCCATCGGGCGGCAGAACGGCTGGCTGTCGGCGAACGATATCCGGCGGCTGGAAAACATGAACGAGATCCCGCCGGAGGACGGCGGCGACCTGTATCTGGTCAACGGCAACATGGTGCGGCTGTCCGACGCGGGCGCGGCATACAAGAAAAACGAGGGGGCCGGCAAATGA
- a CDS encoding HNH endonuclease, with product MPHKPKKPCAFPGCPNLTDGRYCEAHASQANREYNRYRRDPGSNKVYGRRWKTIRALYLTKHPLCERCLKAGRTVSAEEVHHIVPVAEGGGHEESNLMALCKSCHSAITIAAENSRR from the coding sequence ATGCCCCACAAACCGAAGAAACCCTGCGCCTTCCCCGGCTGCCCGAACCTGACCGACGGCAGGTACTGCGAAGCCCACGCTTCGCAGGCGAACCGCGAGTACAACCGGTACCGCCGCGACCCCGGTTCGAACAAGGTCTACGGCAGGCGCTGGAAAACCATCCGTGCCCTGTACCTCACGAAGCATCCGCTTTGCGAACGATGCCTCAAGGCCGGGCGCACCGTCTCCGCCGAAGAAGTCCACCACATCGTTCCCGTCGCCGAAGGCGGCGGCCATGAAGAATCCAACCTGATGGCGCTCTGCAAGTCCTGCCATTCCGCAATCACCATCGCGGCTGAAAACTCCCGCCGCTGA
- a CDS encoding phage major capsid protein, whose amino-acid sequence MSTILELREKRAKAWDAAKAFLDSKRGADGMVSAEDAAVYDKMEADVIALGREVERLERQEALDRELSAPTSQPLTANPGGAAAPSGKASAEYKKNFWNALRGKKVAENSLSVGTDANGGYLVPDEFERTLIEALEEQNIFRQFARIIQTASGDHIIPVVATKGTASWVEEEGEIPASDNTFAQITLGAYKLATLIKVSQELLNDSVFPMESYIANEFARRIGAKEEEAFFVGDGVKKPTGIFAATGGAQVGKTTASATAVTLDEILDLYYSLRSPYRAKAAFVTSDTTVKAIRKLKDENGQYLWQPAITASAPDTILGRPIYTSAYVPAIAANAKTVAFGDFSYYWIADRQGRTFQRLIEMYAVTGQVGFIATQRVDGKLILPEAVQVLQQAAT is encoded by the coding sequence ATGAGCACAATTCTGGAACTGCGTGAGAAACGCGCCAAGGCATGGGACGCCGCCAAGGCTTTCCTCGACAGCAAGCGCGGCGCGGACGGCATGGTATCGGCGGAGGACGCCGCCGTCTATGACAAAATGGAGGCCGACGTGATCGCGCTGGGCAGGGAGGTCGAGCGTCTGGAACGGCAGGAAGCCCTTGACCGGGAGCTGTCTGCCCCCACCAGCCAGCCGCTGACGGCGAACCCCGGCGGCGCGGCGGCCCCGTCCGGCAAAGCGTCCGCCGAGTATAAAAAGAACTTCTGGAATGCCCTGCGTGGGAAAAAGGTGGCCGAAAATTCCCTCAGCGTCGGCACGGACGCAAACGGCGGGTATCTGGTGCCGGACGAATTCGAGCGCACCCTCATCGAAGCGCTGGAGGAACAGAACATTTTCCGGCAGTTCGCCCGGATCATCCAGACGGCAAGCGGTGACCACATCATTCCGGTGGTGGCGACCAAAGGTACCGCCAGCTGGGTGGAGGAGGAAGGCGAAATTCCCGCCAGCGACAACACGTTCGCCCAGATCACGCTCGGCGCGTATAAGCTGGCGACGCTGATCAAGGTCAGCCAAGAGCTGCTCAACGATTCTGTGTTCCCGATGGAGAGCTACATCGCGAACGAATTTGCCCGGCGCATCGGGGCAAAAGAGGAGGAAGCGTTCTTCGTGGGCGACGGCGTGAAAAAGCCCACCGGCATTTTCGCCGCGACGGGCGGCGCGCAGGTGGGCAAAACGACCGCTTCCGCGACCGCCGTCACGCTGGATGAAATTCTCGATCTATATTACAGCCTGCGATCGCCGTACCGCGCGAAGGCGGCATTTGTCACGAGCGACACGACTGTGAAAGCCATCCGGAAGCTGAAAGACGAGAACGGGCAGTATCTCTGGCAGCCGGCGATCACCGCTTCCGCGCCGGACACGATTCTGGGCAGGCCGATCTACACCTCCGCCTACGTCCCGGCCATCGCGGCAAACGCGAAAACCGTGGCGTTCGGGGATTTCAGCTATTACTGGATCGCCGACCGGCAGGGCCGCACGTTCCAGCGGCTGATCGAAATGTATGCAGTCACCGGGCAGGTGGGCTTTATCGCAACCCAGCGCGTGGACGGAAAGCTGATACTGCCGGAAGCGGTGCAGGTGCTGCAGCAGGCGGCAACATGA
- a CDS encoding HK97-gp10 family putative phage morphogenesis protein — protein sequence MAKVNFKMPDDFLRKVSALGEKTDEIIPRVLEAGGEVALEKVRDNLREAVGRDTKFPSRSTGELEAALGLSPAKMDKNGNFNVKVGFSEPRSDGESNAKIANILEYGKHGQPPKPFLQPAKTQARKPGIEAMKQKLEEEIGGL from the coding sequence GTGGCAAAGGTTAATTTTAAGATGCCGGACGATTTTCTGCGGAAAGTCTCCGCTCTCGGCGAGAAAACCGACGAGATCATTCCCCGCGTGCTGGAAGCGGGAGGCGAGGTCGCCCTTGAGAAGGTGCGGGATAATCTTCGGGAGGCCGTCGGGCGGGATACCAAGTTCCCCTCGCGTTCCACCGGGGAACTTGAAGCGGCGCTGGGCCTTTCCCCGGCGAAGATGGATAAGAACGGCAATTTTAACGTCAAGGTTGGTTTTTCAGAGCCGCGTTCAGATGGAGAGAGCAACGCAAAAATCGCCAACATCCTCGAATACGGGAAGCACGGCCAGCCGCCGAAACCGTTTCTCCAGCCCGCTAAAACGCAGGCACGCAAGCCAGGCATAGAGGCGATGAAACAAAAACTGGAGGAGGAAATCGGCGGCCTATGA